A portion of the Nitrospira sp. genome contains these proteins:
- the hemE gene encoding uroporphyrinogen decarboxylase, with the protein MNDRFLKACRREPVDCTPVWFMRQAGRYMAEYRSLRAKHSMLELCKIPELAAQVTLQPIERFPLDAAIIFADILLPLEAMGLHLEFAEGEGPIIHNPVRERADVERLRVIEGEELEYVAEAIRQARRALRGRVPLIGFAGAPFTLASYAIEGGGSRNYVLTKSIMYREPDLWHRLMDKLARVVVGYLRRQIRAGAQAVQLFDSWVGCLSAGDYTEYVLPHVQLIFEGLKREQVPLIHFGTGTTAILKHMREAGGDVIGVDWRVPLDEAWSMIGHDRAVQGNLDPVALYGPLGEIERRVEDILRRAGGRNGHIFNLGHGILPTTPVEHVEAAVSMVHKLSMR; encoded by the coding sequence ATGAACGATCGATTTCTCAAAGCCTGTCGACGTGAGCCGGTCGATTGCACCCCCGTCTGGTTCATGCGGCAAGCGGGCCGCTACATGGCCGAATATCGCTCGCTTCGGGCGAAGCATTCCATGCTCGAGCTATGCAAGATCCCCGAACTGGCGGCGCAAGTGACGCTGCAACCGATCGAACGCTTTCCTCTCGACGCCGCAATCATCTTCGCCGACATCCTACTGCCGCTCGAAGCGATGGGGCTGCATCTGGAATTTGCCGAAGGGGAAGGCCCAATCATCCATAACCCGGTGCGAGAACGAGCGGATGTCGAGCGCCTGCGGGTCATCGAGGGCGAAGAGTTGGAATACGTGGCCGAAGCCATTCGGCAGGCACGCCGGGCGTTGCGGGGCAGGGTGCCGCTGATCGGCTTTGCGGGAGCCCCGTTCACCCTGGCGAGCTATGCCATCGAGGGTGGGGGATCGCGCAACTACGTCCTGACGAAGTCGATCATGTATCGGGAGCCGGATCTTTGGCACAGGCTGATGGACAAGCTGGCGCGCGTGGTCGTGGGCTATCTCCGCCGTCAGATCCGAGCGGGGGCCCAGGCGGTCCAGTTGTTCGACAGCTGGGTGGGCTGCCTGTCGGCCGGTGACTACACGGAGTATGTGCTCCCCCACGTGCAACTCATCTTCGAAGGACTGAAGCGTGAACAGGTCCCCTTGATCCATTTCGGCACGGGAACGACCGCCATTTTAAAGCACATGCGGGAAGCGGGCGGAGACGTCATCGGCGTCGATTGGCGCGTGCCGCTGGATGAGGCCTGGTCCATGATCGGCCATGACCGGGCCGTGCAGGGGAATCTGGACCCTGTCGCCTTGTACGGTCCGCTCGGCGAGATCGAGCGGCGGGTGGAGGATATCCTGCGTCGTGCGGGGGGGCGGAACGGTCATATTTTCAATCTGGGCCACGGCATCCTGCCGACGACGCCCGTCGAGCACGTCGAAGCCGCCGTCAGCATGGTTCACAAGCTGAGCATGAGGTAG